In Bifidobacterium actinocoloniiforme DSM 22766, a genomic segment contains:
- a CDS encoding NUDIX hydrolase gives MTMDVDGRGRAILNPAERFATGRDGVDMDAPTRLVSSRTVFEGPIFTIQDQRIALAKADGGRTMIRRQLVHHAPCVVMLVQDAITDRYLLEREYRVGVSGYTFGLPAGFMDPGEDPATAALRELREETGVEPAGQGAYQIERVADCYSSEGMSDELVHIMIIRLRSWRKELTRFDADEHVQSAWVSWPELRALPVTASNAVIAIQAEALHRLRSVC, from the coding sequence ATGACGATGGATGTTGACGGGCGAGGCAGAGCGATTCTTAATCCTGCAGAGCGTTTCGCGACCGGTCGGGATGGGGTCGATATGGACGCACCGACCCGGTTGGTCAGCAGCAGGACCGTATTCGAGGGACCTATTTTCACCATCCAGGACCAGCGCATCGCCCTGGCCAAGGCCGACGGGGGCCGGACCATGATCCGTCGGCAGCTCGTGCATCATGCCCCCTGCGTGGTCATGCTGGTGCAGGACGCGATCACCGACCGTTACCTGCTGGAACGGGAGTATCGGGTGGGGGTTTCGGGCTATACGTTCGGCCTGCCCGCCGGATTCATGGATCCTGGTGAGGATCCTGCCACCGCGGCCCTACGCGAACTCAGGGAGGAAACCGGGGTGGAACCAGCTGGGCAGGGCGCTTACCAGATCGAGCGGGTGGCGGATTGCTACTCTTCCGAAGGCATGAGCGATGAGTTGGTCCACATTATGATTATCCGCCTGCGCTCCTGGAGGAAGGAGCTGACCCGTTTCGACGCGGACGAGCATGTCCAATCCGCCTGGGTGTCTTGGCCGGAGCTGCGCGCCTTGCCTGTCACCGCATCCAACGCGGTCATCGCCATCCAAGCCGAGGCCCTTCACCGCTTGAGGAGCGTGTGCTGA
- the pyk gene encoding pyruvate kinase has translation MRKAKIVDTIGPASESLEEITKLVEAGMDVARLNRSHGTPEDHLKVYNNLREASKKTGRNVAALVDLQGPKIRCGWFKKNAEGEDKVQLKEGQEFIITTDDVEGDEHMTSTTFKGLPGDCHKGDPILIDDGKVRLEVTEVEGNNVHTKVIVAGPVSSHKGINLPGVAVSLPALTEKDEADLRWGIQTGADIIAMSFVRFATDINRAHEIMDEEGRRIPIVAKIEKPQAVENLEEIVKAFDGIMVARGDMAVEMPFEEVPLVTKRCIELARQYAKPVIVATEVLGSMVHSPIPTRAEASDCANAILDGADATMTSNETAVGDYPDVTVSTMARISGYATAHGFDRIPVMKDLDMSNSGAVSSAAVDLADKLNAKAIVAFTQTGDTVHRVSRERPAAPIYALTNNEHTFHWLALSWGTEAFLCEQDYHGLTREKLMGYLDKILKGAGKLADGDKVVVLSCGQVEHEPGSTDSIYVHTVGKAE, from the coding sequence ATGCGCAAAGCCAAGATCGTAGACACCATCGGACCAGCCTCGGAGTCCTTGGAGGAGATTACCAAGCTCGTCGAGGCCGGTATGGATGTGGCCCGGCTCAACCGTTCCCACGGCACGCCCGAGGACCATCTGAAGGTCTACAACAACCTGCGCGAGGCCAGCAAGAAGACTGGGCGCAACGTGGCGGCCCTGGTCGATCTGCAAGGCCCCAAGATTCGCTGCGGTTGGTTCAAGAAGAACGCCGAGGGCGAGGATAAGGTCCAGCTCAAGGAAGGCCAGGAGTTCATCATCACCACCGACGATGTCGAGGGCGACGAGCACATGACCTCCACCACCTTCAAGGGCCTGCCCGGCGACTGCCACAAGGGCGATCCCATCCTGATCGATGACGGCAAGGTCCGCTTGGAAGTCACCGAGGTCGAGGGCAACAACGTGCACACCAAGGTCATCGTCGCCGGCCCGGTCTCCTCCCACAAGGGCATCAACCTGCCCGGCGTGGCCGTGAGCCTGCCCGCTCTGACCGAGAAGGACGAGGCCGACCTGCGTTGGGGCATCCAGACCGGCGCTGACATCATCGCCATGTCCTTCGTCCGCTTCGCCACCGACATCAACCGCGCCCACGAGATCATGGACGAAGAAGGCCGCCGCATCCCGATCGTCGCCAAGATCGAGAAGCCTCAGGCCGTCGAGAATCTGGAGGAGATCGTCAAGGCCTTCGATGGCATCATGGTCGCCCGTGGCGATATGGCTGTGGAGATGCCTTTCGAGGAGGTCCCCTTGGTCACCAAGCGCTGCATTGAGCTGGCGCGTCAGTACGCCAAGCCCGTCATCGTGGCCACTGAGGTCCTGGGCTCGATGGTCCATTCCCCGATCCCCACCCGCGCCGAGGCTTCCGACTGCGCCAACGCCATCCTGGATGGCGCGGACGCGACGATGACCTCCAACGAGACCGCCGTTGGCGATTACCCGGACGTGACCGTCTCCACGATGGCCCGTATCTCTGGCTACGCCACCGCTCATGGCTTCGACCGCATCCCGGTTATGAAGGACCTGGACATGTCGAATTCCGGCGCCGTCTCCTCGGCAGCCGTCGATCTGGCCGACAAGCTCAACGCCAAGGCCATCGTAGCGTTCACTCAGACCGGTGACACCGTCCACCGCGTCTCCCGTGAGCGTCCGGCCGCCCCGATTTACGCACTGACCAACAACGAGCACACCTTCCACTGGCTGGCCCTGTCCTGGGGCACCGAGGCCTTCCTGTGCGAGCAGGACTACCACGGTCTGACCCGTGAGAAGCTCATGGGCTACCTGGACAAGATCCTCAAGGGCGCCGGCAAGCTGGCCGACGGCGACAAGGTGGTTGTCCTGTCCTGCGGTCAGGTCGAGCACGAGCCAGGCTCCACCGACTCCATCTACGTGCACACAGTCGGCAAGGCCGAGTGA
- a CDS encoding NUDIX domain-containing protein has product MNTQVYRRFDPWRPSPVQEVDRRQIMDSHYYSVDEVSYLSIDGERFKRCIVNEKNGDTIAVMALTDDGRIPLVEQYRLPSHRWTLELPAGHPLNDKERPVDVAARKLREEAGYEAKNFHQFARFVNTPSYSSHYTSLFYAQGLTPAARGSLKPETPHQDVRLFTVDEAYRMVIAGTVIDAKTVIAILRARIGLTDLT; this is encoded by the coding sequence ATGAACACACAGGTTTATCGCAGGTTCGATCCGTGGAGGCCCTCCCCCGTGCAAGAGGTGGATCGACGCCAGATCATGGACAGTCACTACTACAGCGTCGACGAAGTCTCCTATCTGTCGATTGACGGGGAACGCTTCAAACGCTGCATTGTCAACGAAAAGAACGGCGACACGATCGCGGTCATGGCTTTGACCGACGATGGCAGGATTCCGCTGGTGGAGCAATATCGCCTGCCTTCCCACCGCTGGACTTTGGAGCTGCCGGCCGGGCACCCCTTGAACGACAAGGAGCGGCCGGTCGACGTAGCGGCCCGCAAGCTGCGCGAGGAAGCCGGGTACGAAGCGAAGAACTTCCATCAGTTCGCCCGATTCGTCAATACGCCCTCGTACTCCAGCCACTACACCTCGCTCTTTTACGCCCAAGGCTTGACGCCAGCCGCACGAGGAAGCTTGAAACCGGAGACGCCCCACCAGGATGTCCGCCTGTTCACTGTGGACGAAGCCTACCGGATGGTCATCGCCGGAACGGTGATCGACGCGAAAACCGTGATAGCGATCCTACGGGCTCGGATAGGCCTAACCGACCTGACCTGA
- a CDS encoding TerC family protein, which yields MSETPLAFMVVTLILLAVFVVVDLFVIGRRPHVPSTKECVQHIAFFVVAALLFGGVLWLISGPQPAIEFYSGWLTEYSLSIDNLFVFVIIMGQFAVPRQLQKYVLSVGIAIALVLRGVFILVGVTLIDRFTWIFFIFGVFLLYTSFKVARGQDEGGYKENRLVGSLRRVMRISDAYDGERLTVKRDGVTYFTPMLIVFLAIGTTDVMFAFDSIPAIFGLTHDPFIVFTSNVFALLGLQQLYFLLGAMLDKLAYLPIGLSIVLAFIGVKLIMEALHGNSLPFINGGQPLDAVPEVPTWLSLAVIVLAIGGASLASLIKARRSSLKTSWHKDGDE from the coding sequence ATGTCTGAGACCCCACTTGCATTCATGGTCGTCACACTCATCCTCCTTGCCGTTTTCGTCGTGGTTGATCTTTTCGTGATTGGCCGCAGGCCTCATGTGCCCTCTACGAAGGAGTGCGTGCAGCACATAGCCTTCTTCGTTGTCGCGGCCCTGCTCTTCGGCGGCGTGCTCTGGTTGATTTCCGGCCCCCAGCCGGCCATCGAGTTCTACTCAGGCTGGTTGACGGAGTACTCCCTGTCCATCGACAATCTCTTTGTTTTCGTGATTATCATGGGCCAGTTCGCGGTGCCCCGCCAGCTCCAAAAGTACGTGTTGAGCGTGGGCATCGCCATCGCCTTGGTCCTGCGCGGCGTCTTCATCCTCGTCGGTGTCACCCTGATTGACCGCTTCACTTGGATATTCTTCATCTTCGGCGTCTTCCTGCTCTACACCTCCTTCAAGGTCGCCAGGGGCCAGGACGAGGGGGGTTATAAGGAGAACCGCCTGGTGGGTTCCCTGCGCCGGGTCATGCGCATCAGCGATGCCTACGATGGTGAGCGTTTGACCGTCAAGCGCGATGGCGTGACGTATTTCACCCCCATGCTGATTGTCTTCCTGGCCATCGGCACGACCGACGTGATGTTCGCCTTCGATTCGATTCCGGCGATTTTCGGCCTGACCCACGATCCCTTCATCGTTTTCACCTCCAATGTCTTCGCCCTTCTGGGACTTCAACAGCTCTACTTCCTGCTGGGGGCCATGCTTGACAAGCTGGCCTACCTGCCGATCGGTCTGTCGATCGTGCTGGCCTTCATCGGCGTCAAGCTGATCATGGAGGCCCTGCATGGCAACTCCCTGCCCTTCATCAATGGTGGCCAACCGCTTGACGCGGTTCCTGAAGTACCCACCTGGCTCTCCTTGGCCGTCATCGTCCTGGCCATAGGCGGCGCCTCGCTGGCCTCCTTGATTAAGGCCCGCAGGTCCTCCTTGAAGACCTCCTGGCACAAAGACGGTGACGAGTGA
- the polA gene encoding DNA polymerase I: MSGADQKASGKGPLLVVDGHSLAFRAYYALPVDSFTTSNGQPTNAVWGFAIMLSEVITAEQPTRMCVAFDMAGGTFRNKMMPGYKGTRQAAPEELLSQLPLIQNFLETLSVRYIEKQGYEGDDIIGTLATMGEDAGYRTLVLSGDRDAFQLADDHVTVLFPGYHFRQLKRMTPEAIQEKYHVSPEVYPDLAALRGEQSDNIPGVPGVGDTFAARWLNEYGDLEAVLDNAEKIKGKKGEALRKCIGQIRLNRKVNALVRDLDLGVTVDDLGFGRIHTDKVNALFDRLEFGSHTRNKILKGFNCVEDFEGTGLPDNSKKTDESETGLAFQTPKADPVEDVEAFEAWCREHLPSPKESSELAETMPDAEPVIQAAGDGLKAAQAQDTACPDLSKQSWYLHAEGSSKPGAAKLERLTVLAPDGHAIVLEDQQVSGDLNQALATMLAERISSCTVYGYKEHTHLLSAAGLTLPMPLFDAKLAGYLVEPDFHAVDLEKAFAHFLHVLMNDDEQPEVEQGALDFDGDEDAERDKPTDEQIALNRVEYVRLLAEHLKPLIEERRQFNLLRIIEMPTSTVLTGMEDQGAKVDLDRLKGMGDQFGAEAQEAQAIAWDRAGEEVNLQSPKQLQKVLFEDLGLKPIKRTKNGSYSTNAASLQRLYLTSVGNERANDFLGALLRHRETNKLKQIVNSLMETVNPRDGRIHTTFEQTVAATGRLSSVDPNLQNIPNKNAAGREIRSAFVPGERFESLLSCDYSQVELRIMADLSGDEALIDAFKSGADFHKYVASLVYGISMDEVTPDQRSHVKAMSYGLAYGLSTYGLAQQLNVSPAEADVLRSQYFSTFGKVHDYLESLVSDASVKGYTETIFGRRRYFPGLRSKRRTTREAAERAALNAPIQGSAADIMKIAMIKAQHSLAQAGCKSRIILQIHDELVLEVAHGEQEQVTDLVTDAMEHAVKLAVPLDVSTGIGADWQQAAH, from the coding sequence ATGAGTGGCGCAGATCAAAAGGCGAGCGGCAAAGGACCCCTGCTTGTAGTGGATGGGCACTCCCTGGCCTTCCGGGCTTATTACGCTCTTCCGGTCGATTCCTTCACCACCTCGAACGGGCAGCCGACCAACGCCGTTTGGGGCTTCGCGATCATGCTCTCCGAGGTGATCACCGCCGAGCAGCCCACCCGGATGTGCGTGGCTTTCGACATGGCAGGCGGGACCTTCCGCAACAAGATGATGCCCGGCTATAAGGGCACGCGGCAGGCGGCGCCAGAGGAACTCCTGAGTCAGTTGCCCCTGATCCAGAACTTCCTGGAGACCTTGAGCGTGCGATACATCGAGAAGCAGGGCTACGAGGGCGACGACATCATCGGCACCCTGGCTACGATGGGGGAGGACGCGGGCTACCGGACCCTGGTCCTGTCGGGAGACCGGGACGCCTTCCAACTGGCTGACGACCATGTCACCGTTCTTTTCCCTGGTTATCATTTCCGTCAGCTTAAGCGCATGACCCCTGAGGCCATTCAGGAGAAGTACCACGTGAGCCCCGAGGTCTACCCGGATCTGGCGGCCCTACGCGGCGAGCAGTCCGACAACATCCCCGGGGTACCGGGTGTCGGCGACACCTTCGCGGCCCGCTGGCTCAACGAGTACGGCGACCTGGAAGCCGTCCTGGATAACGCTGAGAAGATCAAAGGCAAGAAGGGCGAGGCCCTGCGCAAGTGCATCGGGCAAATCAGACTCAACCGCAAGGTCAATGCCCTGGTGCGGGATTTGGACCTGGGCGTCACGGTTGACGACTTGGGTTTCGGACGCATTCATACCGATAAGGTCAACGCCCTCTTCGACCGCTTGGAATTCGGCTCGCACACCCGCAACAAAATTCTCAAGGGATTCAACTGTGTGGAGGATTTCGAGGGAACGGGACTGCCTGACAACAGCAAGAAGACCGACGAGTCCGAGACCGGCCTGGCCTTCCAAACCCCCAAGGCTGATCCTGTCGAGGATGTGGAAGCATTCGAAGCTTGGTGCCGCGAGCACCTGCCCAGCCCGAAGGAGTCCAGCGAACTCGCTGAAACCATGCCGGATGCGGAGCCGGTCATTCAGGCGGCGGGTGACGGTCTGAAAGCCGCCCAAGCCCAGGATACGGCCTGCCCGGACCTGTCCAAGCAATCGTGGTATCTCCATGCCGAGGGATCATCCAAGCCCGGCGCCGCCAAGCTGGAACGCCTGACCGTCCTTGCACCGGACGGGCACGCCATCGTGCTCGAGGACCAGCAAGTGTCAGGAGACCTGAACCAGGCCCTTGCGACGATGCTCGCCGAACGAATCTCCAGCTGCACGGTATACGGCTATAAGGAGCACACCCACCTGCTCAGCGCTGCTGGGTTGACGCTGCCGATGCCTCTGTTCGACGCCAAGCTGGCCGGTTACCTGGTGGAGCCTGACTTCCATGCGGTTGATTTGGAGAAGGCTTTCGCCCACTTCCTTCATGTGCTGATGAACGATGACGAGCAGCCCGAGGTGGAACAAGGGGCCTTGGACTTCGACGGCGACGAGGATGCCGAGCGCGACAAGCCCACCGATGAGCAAATCGCCCTGAATCGGGTCGAGTACGTCAGATTGCTGGCCGAGCACCTGAAGCCGCTGATTGAAGAGCGCCGCCAATTCAACCTCCTGCGCATCATCGAGATGCCCACCTCCACGGTTCTGACCGGTATGGAGGACCAGGGCGCGAAGGTTGACTTGGACCGCTTGAAGGGCATGGGAGATCAGTTCGGCGCTGAAGCTCAAGAGGCGCAAGCCATCGCTTGGGATCGGGCCGGCGAAGAGGTCAACCTCCAGAGCCCCAAGCAGCTGCAAAAGGTCCTGTTTGAGGATTTGGGCCTCAAGCCGATCAAACGTACCAAGAACGGGTCTTATTCGACCAACGCGGCTTCCCTCCAACGCCTGTATTTGACTTCGGTGGGCAATGAACGCGCCAACGATTTTTTGGGCGCCCTCCTGCGACACCGGGAGACCAACAAGCTCAAGCAGATCGTCAATTCCCTGATGGAGACGGTCAACCCCCGTGACGGCCGCATCCACACCACATTCGAACAGACCGTGGCCGCGACCGGACGCTTGAGCTCGGTGGACCCCAACCTCCAGAACATACCGAATAAGAACGCCGCGGGCCGTGAGATTCGCTCCGCCTTCGTGCCTGGCGAGCGCTTCGAGTCCCTGCTGAGCTGCGACTACTCGCAGGTGGAGCTGCGCATCATGGCTGACTTGTCCGGTGACGAGGCGCTTATTGACGCTTTCAAGTCAGGCGCTGACTTCCACAAGTACGTGGCCTCCCTGGTTTATGGGATCAGCATGGACGAGGTTACGCCTGACCAGCGCTCCCACGTCAAAGCCATGAGCTACGGGCTGGCCTACGGGCTGTCCACCTACGGCCTGGCCCAGCAGCTCAACGTCAGCCCGGCCGAGGCGGACGTCCTGCGCTCCCAGTACTTCTCCACCTTCGGCAAGGTCCATGACTACCTGGAGTCCCTGGTCTCCGACGCTTCAGTCAAGGGCTACACCGAGACCATCTTCGGCCGCCGCCGCTACTTCCCTGGTCTACGGTCCAAGCGACGGACCACACGTGAGGCGGCAGAGCGCGCCGCCTTGAACGCGCCGATTCAAGGTTCGGCGGCGGACATCATGAAGATAGCGATGATTAAAGCCCAGCACTCCCTGGCCCAGGCTGGATGCAAGAGCCGTATCATCCTGCAAATCCACGACGAACTCGTGCTCGAGGTCGCTCATGGAGAGCAGGAGCAGGTGACCGACCTGGTGACGGATGCCATGGAGCACGCCGTCAAGTTGGCCGTACCCTTGGATGTGTCCACCGGTATCGGGGCGGACTGGCAGCAGGCCGCTCACTGA
- a CDS encoding ANTAR domain-containing response regulator, whose protein sequence is METRLTLAAESKTYSDEPEGRTVVVAEDEALIRLDTVEALEDAGYEVVGQAASGQEAVDLTREFKPDVVVMDVKMPGKDGIEAATEIGEENLAPVVMLTAFSQQSLVEKAADAGAMAYVVKPFAPEKLLPAIEVAISRHDQINALKDEVTDMKARFEARKRVDRAKGLLMENMGLTESEAFRWIQKTSMDRRLTMQEVADAVIDQVQGDD, encoded by the coding sequence ATGGAAACGAGGTTGACATTGGCTGCTGAGAGCAAGACATACAGCGACGAGCCTGAAGGGCGGACGGTCGTCGTCGCGGAGGATGAAGCTTTAATCCGGCTGGACACGGTGGAGGCGCTTGAGGATGCCGGCTATGAGGTCGTAGGGCAGGCGGCCAGCGGCCAGGAAGCTGTTGACTTGACACGTGAGTTCAAGCCCGACGTGGTGGTCATGGACGTCAAGATGCCTGGTAAGGACGGAATCGAGGCGGCGACCGAGATCGGCGAGGAGAACCTCGCTCCCGTCGTCATGCTCACGGCCTTCTCCCAGCAGAGCCTGGTGGAGAAAGCCGCCGACGCAGGCGCTATGGCCTATGTGGTCAAGCCCTTCGCGCCGGAGAAGCTGCTGCCTGCCATCGAGGTGGCCATCTCCCGGCATGACCAGATCAATGCCTTGAAGGATGAGGTCACCGACATGAAGGCCCGTTTCGAAGCCCGCAAGCGGGTGGATCGGGCCAAGGGTCTGCTGATGGAGAACATGGGGCTCACTGAGTCCGAAGCCTTCCGTTGGATTCAGAAGACTTCGATGGACCGCAGGCTGACGATGCAGGAAGTAGCGGATGCGGTGATTGACCAGGTGCAAGGCGACGACTAG
- a CDS encoding Nif3-like dinuclear metal center hexameric protein yields MAEQVRAKAASTVSLGEVVQILERLYPLSYAEDWDHPGLIVGSADWPVSKVFCAVDPTLDVVEEAIASGAQLLICHHPLFFRSVHEVGGFGFRGGIVTRLIESRCGLWVGHTNADAAVRGVAQAAADLMGILDQRPLKEVGLDPNDWSIRDGSTKHESVGLGRVGRLPATMRLEDFARRVAGLLPRTQLGVQVAGEPDARMQTVALLPGSGDSMFDEVRASGVDVYVTSDLRHHPATDAYQQAVYEARLRRREDAGGTARPLLINTPHAAIESLWFTYAAKDIQQAVHEATGACLDLQVIDRSTDPWTFSIQ; encoded by the coding sequence ATGGCGGAGCAGGTTCGCGCGAAAGCGGCGTCAACCGTGAGTCTGGGGGAGGTCGTTCAGATCCTTGAACGGCTCTATCCGCTCTCCTACGCCGAAGATTGGGACCATCCCGGTCTGATTGTTGGCAGCGCGGACTGGCCGGTCAGTAAGGTCTTTTGCGCGGTCGATCCAACCTTGGACGTAGTGGAGGAAGCCATCGCATCTGGAGCCCAGCTCTTGATCTGCCATCACCCCCTTTTCTTTCGCTCGGTGCACGAGGTGGGAGGGTTCGGCTTCCGTGGCGGAATCGTCACACGCTTGATTGAATCGCGCTGCGGCCTGTGGGTAGGGCATACGAACGCCGACGCCGCGGTGCGAGGCGTGGCCCAGGCGGCCGCCGATCTCATGGGGATACTTGACCAGCGCCCCCTGAAGGAGGTAGGCCTCGACCCGAACGACTGGAGCATACGCGACGGATCCACCAAGCATGAATCGGTCGGTCTGGGCCGGGTGGGCCGTTTGCCCGCCACCATGCGCTTGGAGGACTTCGCCAGGCGGGTCGCCGGCCTTCTGCCCCGCACTCAGCTAGGCGTTCAGGTGGCAGGCGAGCCGGACGCCCGCATGCAGACCGTCGCCCTTCTGCCGGGGTCAGGTGATTCCATGTTCGACGAGGTCCGCGCCAGCGGGGTTGATGTCTATGTGACGAGTGACCTGCGCCATCATCCGGCTACAGACGCCTACCAGCAGGCCGTCTATGAGGCCCGGCTGCGTCGCCGCGAGGATGCCGGTGGGACTGCGCGCCCACTTTTAATCAACACTCCCCATGCGGCGATTGAGAGTCTCTGGTTCACCTATGCGGCAAAGGACATTCAGCAGGCGGTTCATGAGGCGACCGGAGCCTGTTTGGATCTGCAGGTCATCGATCGGTCAACGGATCCATGGACGTTTTCGATTCAGTAG
- a CDS encoding DUF5692 family protein yields MLFQVYGSNAIYQWLGWALVFCALIGANEIARRTKTGGLVCFVGIPVALSAYFIAIYVGAARGASWALNNPTYTEMNGWFHYAKLYAATAGCIGFMILKYGWGKLGKVNWFKCFPFIIVAINILIAVASDFESAFRGWGGTFVSSEGVTLMGGWFNVFNGIAGLINIFCMTGWFGIYASKKKQDMLWPDMTWIFIVAYDIWNFCYTYNCLPTHAWYCGLALLLAPTFANFLWNKGAWIQNRANTLAIWCMFAQVFPFFLDQNHSRFAVQSVNNPSVNLTVSLISLAANVLALGYILRRAKKQHINPWTKEVFKGTRDFDQAMSRAEQPALPSTAKVQPAINHTLVD; encoded by the coding sequence CACTGGTATTCTGTGCTTTGATTGGCGCCAACGAAATCGCGCGGCGGACCAAAACCGGAGGGCTCGTCTGCTTCGTGGGAATCCCCGTGGCTTTGAGCGCCTACTTCATCGCCATTTACGTGGGGGCCGCCAGGGGCGCCAGCTGGGCGTTGAACAACCCCACGTACACAGAGATGAACGGGTGGTTCCACTACGCTAAGCTCTATGCCGCCACCGCCGGCTGCATCGGCTTCATGATCCTCAAGTATGGCTGGGGCAAACTGGGTAAAGTCAACTGGTTCAAGTGCTTCCCGTTCATCATCGTAGCCATCAACATCCTGATCGCCGTGGCCTCCGACTTCGAGTCCGCCTTCCGCGGCTGGGGCGGCACGTTCGTCTCCAGCGAAGGCGTCACGCTGATGGGCGGCTGGTTTAACGTCTTCAACGGCATCGCCGGCCTGATCAACATCTTCTGCATGACCGGTTGGTTCGGCATCTACGCTTCCAAGAAGAAGCAGGACATGCTCTGGCCCGACATGACCTGGATCTTCATCGTCGCTTACGATATTTGGAACTTCTGCTACACCTACAACTGCCTTCCCACCCACGCATGGTACTGCGGCCTGGCCCTGCTCCTGGCCCCCACCTTCGCCAACTTCCTATGGAACAAGGGCGCCTGGATCCAGAACCGCGCCAACACACTGGCCATCTGGTGCATGTTCGCCCAGGTCTTCCCGTTCTTCCTGGATCAGAACCACTCCCGCTTCGCCGTACAGTCGGTCAACAACCCGAGTGTGAACCTGACCGTCTCGCTCATCTCCTTGGCCGCTAACGTCCTGGCCTTGGGCTACATCCTCCGGCGCGCCAAGAAGCAGCACATCAACCCCTGGACCAAAGAGGTCTTCAAGGGCACCCGCGACTTCGACCAGGCCATGTCCCGCGCCGAACAGCCCGCTCTCCCCTCCACTGCTAAGGTCCAGCCTGCCATCAATCACACCCTGGTCGACTGA